In a single window of the Drosophila albomicans strain 15112-1751.03 chromosome 3, ASM965048v2, whole genome shotgun sequence genome:
- the LOC117570900 gene encoding neurogenic protein mastermind has protein sequence MNMNYYQMPYESDYSDDGTNKMGGMAQTFGQTQRPSSMPMMSMPTAPGMNLNQMQMPIGSMPQMSQMPMSSMTAMSYPMPGQPIMQPQQMGMMPSMAQGGGHQGSHMTMSPLSMPTMSQIPPGAVTPLTSTTMMPVMGGIDGAGMNVVVPDLQPLSSMAQMGTNNQMSPMSPMPQIPQMQQQQQHGGRLTGGSSAGTANWMSYGNAANGSQMMPGNMWNYTQNYPNMQSSVPQQQQQQPQQHRMKSQYDYATNSSSYREARNGLNSPSMHDSMRLSRNGNDGKKVPHWR, from the exons atgaatatgaattattatCAGATGCCTTATGAATCCGATTATTCCGATGATGGCACTAATAAAATGGGTGGCATGGCTCAGACATTTGGCCAAACCCAACGTCCGTCTTCCATGCCAATGATGAGCATGCCAACTGCTCCTGGTATGAATTTGAACCAGATGCAGATGCCGATTGGGAGCATGCCGCAGATGAGTCAGATGCCAATGTCTTCAATGACTGCTATGTCTTATCCGATGCCGGGGCAACCCATTATGCAGCCACAACAGATGGGCATGATGCCATCGATGGCACAGGGTGGTGGTCACCAGGGCAGCCATATGACAATGTCGCCACTCTCAATGCCAACCATGTCGCAGATACCACCTGGAGCGGTAACTCCATTGACCAGCACCACAATGATGCCTGTGATGGGCGGCATCGATGGGGCCGGTATGAATGTTGTTGTGCCCGATCTGCAGCCACTATCGTCCATGGCTCAAATGGGCACAAATAACCAAATGTCGCCGATGTCCCCAATGCCACAAATTCcacaaatgcagcagcaacagcaacatggcGGTAGATTAACAGGCGGTTCAAGTGCGGGCACCGCTAATTGGATGAGTTACGGCAATGCTGCCAATGGATCCCAAATGATGCCCGGCAATATGTGGAACTATACTCAAAACTATCCGAACATGCAGAGTAGTGTaccccagcaacagcagcaacaaccgcaacaacacCGCATGAAATCACAGTACGATTACGCCACTAACTCCAGCAGCTACAGGGAGGCTCGCAACGGTTTAAA CTCCCCATCGATGCACGACTCTATGAGGCTTTCAAGGAATGGCAATGATG GAAAAAAGGTCCCTCATTGGCGTTAA